One window of Sporocytophaga myxococcoides genomic DNA carries:
- a CDS encoding tetratricopeptide repeat protein, translating into NVRHDKEKPMNIHLTFALIILFFGACTSQNGGHENKKITESFPDSIVNAGIISKTAFIGNGKNYFSKAYSAHESFRILNWQKDADKEKIKKFYADALENYKKSLDNNDAPENMIYTNIAGLKLDFGDYYGAISYYEKLLEKHSRNQEFLLLKAFCYLKLNEIEKSEIILDSIIAINEKLEIDKKAKSSNKKRISLNLPESKEDNPIIASVYYYKGIINYLNSNKENACKNWSRSSELDKQVSENAVLDIILKYCH; encoded by the coding sequence AAAACGTTAGGCATGATAAAGAAAAACCGATGAATATACATTTAACTTTTGCATTAATTATTCTTTTTTTTGGGGCGTGTACCAGTCAGAATGGAGGACATGAGAATAAAAAAATAACAGAATCTTTTCCCGACTCAATAGTTAACGCAGGAATTATTTCAAAGACTGCTTTTATTGGAAATGGTAAAAATTACTTTTCAAAAGCTTATTCAGCACATGAATCTTTTAGAATTCTTAATTGGCAGAAAGATGCAGATAAAGAAAAAATTAAAAAATTTTATGCTGATGCTCTTGAAAATTATAAAAAATCCCTTGATAACAATGACGCACCTGAAAATATGATTTACACTAATATCGCTGGATTAAAATTAGATTTTGGTGATTATTATGGTGCAATATCTTATTATGAAAAATTACTTGAAAAGCATTCTAGAAATCAAGAATTTCTTTTATTGAAAGCTTTTTGTTATTTGAAATTAAATGAGATTGAAAAATCTGAAATCATTCTTGACTCAATCATTGCCATTAATGAGAAGTTAGAAATTGATAAAAAAGCAAAATCAAGTAATAAAAAGCGAATTAGTCTAAACTTGCCAGAATCAAAGGAGGATAACCCAATAATAGCTTCAGTTTATTATTATAAAGGAATTATTAATTATTTAAATAGCAATAAAGAAAATGCATGTAAAAATTGGAGCAGATCGTCTGAATTGGACAAACAAGTTTCTGAAAATGCGGTATTGGATATTATTTTAAAATATTGCCATTAA
- a CDS encoding putative phage abortive infection protein — protein MDLEKDIEETSERIKNRQSKITSELSILENKINLYTNWAWGFVWSGIVVSIFSILYFICKNSEEGFALNLLGDFLGGSVASIWALAGLFFIYVAFLGQKQQLLNQQLELMYSQLEVKYTRLELAGQKEEMKEQNSTLKQQRFENTFFQLISLFNTIVTSLDIRDRKTKVVTTSGRECFNIFYLRLRHHLKNIKYGEASTNDKLDDASIADSLKAYDTLYDNEKADLSHYFRVIYRIFKFIDNSDIDDKSPYAAIARAQLSSYEQIIIFYNCLHVHGREKFKPLIEKYAVLKNLDDSLIINHKHLEEYDRTAYGQ, from the coding sequence ATGGATTTAGAAAAAGATATTGAAGAAACATCAGAAAGGATTAAGAATAGGCAAAGTAAAATAACTTCAGAATTATCCATTCTTGAAAATAAAATAAATCTTTATACAAATTGGGCTTGGGGCTTTGTTTGGTCAGGAATAGTTGTAAGTATTTTTTCAATATTATATTTCATTTGTAAAAATTCGGAAGAGGGATTTGCATTAAACTTGCTAGGTGATTTTTTAGGAGGTAGTGTTGCTTCTATTTGGGCATTAGCTGGATTGTTTTTTATTTATGTAGCGTTTCTTGGTCAAAAACAACAATTGCTTAACCAACAATTGGAGTTAATGTATAGCCAATTAGAAGTAAAATATACTAGATTGGAACTAGCAGGTCAAAAGGAAGAAATGAAAGAACAAAATTCTACTCTTAAACAACAAAGATTTGAAAATACATTTTTTCAACTTATCAGCCTATTTAATACTATTGTTACTAGCTTAGACATAAGAGACAGAAAAACAAAGGTGGTTACTACTTCTGGACGTGAATGTTTTAATATTTTTTACTTAAGATTAAGACATCATCTTAAAAACATAAAATATGGGGAAGCGAGTACAAATGATAAATTAGACGATGCTTCAATAGCTGATTCATTAAAAGCATACGACACTTTATATGATAATGAGAAAGCGGACTTAAGCCATTATTTTAGGGTAATATATAGGATTTTCAAGTTTATAGATAATTCAGATATTGATGACAAAAGTCCTTATGCAGCAATTGCCAGAGCACAATTATCAAGTTACGAGCAAATCATAATATTTTATAATTGTTTACATGTACATGGTCGTGAAAAATTTAAACCTCTAATTGAAAAATATGCAGTATTAAAAAATCTAGATGATTCTTTAATTATTAATCACAAACATTTAGAAGAATACGATAGGACTGCGTATGGACAATAA
- a CDS encoding virulence RhuM family protein yields the protein MSKESEIFFYKGDDGSIKIEVFYQDETFWMTQKSLGDLFGVQRPAITKHLKKIFESGELQEDSVSSILEHTADDGKKYKTTFYSLDVIIAVGYRVNSNKATKFRIWATKLLKEFITKGFVLDDERLKQGKQFGKDYFDELLERIREIRASERRFYQKITDIYSLSIDYDSNDSLTKDFFATVQNKLHWAITGKTAAEIIYSSADASKLYMGLTNWKYAPDGKILKSDVSIAKNYLIEQHIRELNRIVSAYLDLAESRAERQIPTTMQDWLKFLHQFLELSNYPILNDKGKISALEAKLKAEQEYEKYRIIQDKNYESDFDKEIKKIKGKE from the coding sequence ATGTCAAAAGAATCAGAAATATTTTTTTATAAGGGAGATGATGGTAGCATCAAAATAGAGGTATTCTATCAGGATGAAACCTTTTGGATGACTCAAAAGTCTCTTGGAGATCTTTTTGGCGTGCAAAGACCTGCAATCACTAAGCATTTAAAGAAAATTTTTGAAAGTGGTGAATTACAAGAAGATTCAGTTAGTTCCATTTTGGAACATACTGCCGATGATGGAAAAAAATATAAGACAACGTTTTATAGTCTTGACGTAATTATTGCCGTTGGATACCGAGTTAATTCAAATAAAGCCACAAAATTTAGGATATGGGCAACTAAGTTATTAAAAGAATTTATTACCAAAGGGTTTGTTTTAGATGACGAACGATTAAAACAAGGAAAACAATTTGGCAAGGATTACTTTGATGAATTACTTGAGCGGATTCGTGAAATCAGGGCAAGCGAAAGAAGGTTTTACCAAAAAATTACCGATATATATTCCCTTTCAATTGATTATGACAGTAATGATTCATTGACAAAAGACTTTTTTGCAACTGTTCAAAACAAGCTGCATTGGGCAATTACCGGTAAGACCGCTGCTGAAATAATATACAGTTCAGCTGATGCTTCTAAACTATACATGGGACTGACCAATTGGAAATATGCACCTGATGGTAAAATATTAAAATCTGATGTATCGATTGCAAAGAACTACTTAATTGAACAACACATTCGAGAACTTAACAGGATTGTTTCCGCTTATCTGGATTTAGCTGAAAGTAGAGCAGAACGACAAATTCCTACAACCATGCAGGATTGGTTAAAATTTTTACACCAATTTTTAGAATTATCAAATTATCCGATTTTAAATGATAAAGGCAAAATTTCTGCATTAGAGGCTAAATTAAAAGCGGAACAAGAATATGAA